Proteins from one Lonchura striata isolate bLonStr1 chromosome 6, bLonStr1.mat, whole genome shotgun sequence genomic window:
- the LOC110475249 gene encoding ciliary microtubule associated protein 1A: MEGRWVGTWRPHPRRGPILAEFSTPGPKYWIPGSTGHMAHDPTKDRAPAYSFRGTKAPSTDSCSPGPRYFIHPSITKSGKYVSPSAHMIGRPKTKILVTPGPSDYMTDPANKHVYYKAPANSLAFRPKDIKGSRTPGPGAYTLPRVLGPHTAYTHAEPCYSMKGKSQYQSCFHDLAMTPGPAAFAKVDMDFYKTRAPKYTMGLKIKMAGKDRIPGPADYKMGKVSLIKARDPAYTFGVRHSVYKASLIPETHLD; this comes from the exons ATGGAGGGACGCTGGGTAGGCACTTGGAGACCTCATCCCCGACGGGGCCCAATCCTTGCAGAATTCAGCACCCCAGGTCCCAAGTACTGGATCCCTGGGTCAACAG GTCATATGGCTCATGATCCCACCAAAGACAGAGCCCCTGCATACTCATTTCGAGGGACCAAAGCTCCCTCCACAGACAGCTGCTCACCAGGTCCTCGGTacttcatccatccatccatcaccaAGTCCGGGAAGTATGTGTCACCATCAGCACATATGATAGGACGTCCCAAGACCAAGATTTTGGTCACACCTGGACCCA GTGACTACATGACAGATCCTGCCAACAAACATGTCTATTATAAAGCACCGGCGAATAGCCTGGCATTCCGACCCAAGGACATAAAAGGTTCCCGAACACCAG GTCCTGGCGCCTACACCCTGCCCAGGGTTCTGGGACCTCACACAGCATACACTCATGCTGAGCCATGCTACTCCATGAAAGGGAAGAGTCAATACCAGAGCTGTTTTCACGACTTGGCAATG ACACCAGGTCCTGCGGCATTTGCCAAGGTGGATATGGATTTCTACAAAACCAGGGCTCCCAAGTACACAATGGGACTAAAAATCAAAATGGCTGGGAAGGATCGGATTCCAGGTCCAGCAGACTACAAAATGGGAAAG GTGTCACTGATCAAGGCCCGGGATCCTGCCTACACATTTGGAGTCCGACATTCTGTCTACAAAGCTTCTTTAATACCTGAAACACATCTTGATTAA
- the LOC144246388 gene encoding ciliary microtubule associated protein 1A-like: protein MEGRWVGTWRPHPRRGPILAEFSTPGPKYWIPGSTGHMAHDPTKDRAPAYSFRGTNAPSAATCSPGPRYFIESSITKTGKQVAPSALVTARPKTKILVTPGPSDYTTDPANKHVYYKAPANSLASRPKDIKGSRTPGPGAYTLPRVLGPHTAYTHAEPCYSLKGKSQYQSCFHDLAMTPGPAAFAKVDMDFYKTRAPKYTMGLKTKLPGKGTIPGPAEYSLGKLSVTKTRDPAFSFGVRHSVYKASLIPETHLD, encoded by the exons ATGGAGGGACGCTGGGTAGGCACTTGGAGACCTCATCCCCGACGGGGCCCAATCCTTGCAGAATTCAGCACCCCAGGTCCCAAGTACTGGATCCCTGGGTCAACAG GTCATATGGCTCATGATCCCACCAAAGACAGAGCCCCTGCATACTCATTTCGAGGGACCAATGCTCCCTCTGCAGCAACCTGCTCACCAGGTCCTCGGTACTTCATCGAATCATCTATTACCAAGACTGGGAAGCAAGTGGCTCCATCAGCACTTGTGACAGCACGTCCCAAGACCAAGATTTTGGTCACACCTGGACCCA GTGACTACACAACAGATCCTGCCAACAAACATGTCTATTATAAAGCACCGGCGAATAGCCTGGCGTCCCGACCCAAGGACATAAAAGGTTCCCGAACACCAG GTCCTGGCGCCTACACCCTGCCCAGGGTTCTGGGACCTCACACAGCATACACTCATGCTGAGCCATGCTACTCCCTGAAAGGGAAGAGTCAATACCAGAGCTGTTTTCATGACTTGGCAATG ACACCAGGTCCTGCGGCATTTGCCAAGGTGGATATGGATTTCTACAAAACCAGGGCTCCCAAGTACACAATGGGACTAAAAACCAAACTTCCTGGCAAGGGAACGATTCCAGGTCCAGCAGAATACAGCCTGGGAAAG TTATCAGTTACCAAAACCCGGGATCCTGCCTTCTCTTTTGGAGTCCGACATTCTGTCTACAAAGCTTCTTTAATACCTGAAACACATCTTGATTAA